AAgaatatattaacatttaaatgttaatatatttCTCATGATAaagttaaaaggataaaatgataaagcctggaaaataaaaaaaaattacatgcaaattatttaataacaatCAAATTAAACTCCTTGCTCACGATTAATCAAATTTGTAATTAGAAACCGGTTTAttcatatttacaaaatttgaatttaataaatttatttgaaaaaagtgtttttaataaaaaagctGATAAATGATTGGTTGTATAATCGTGATTATAtagatatttttatgatatatctttaattaggagtataagaaaattagttaaattcaattattttttttataaaagaatgaTTGATGGAATTCCGAATGAAATAGGTATTATCCAATACAATTTGGTAAGAATtctacaaatataattttgtaagatattgtaagaaatataatttacaatatttttatttgtatttatttgtaaaagggAAATGATTACTTAAGATAAGTGCATAAGGCTTCAGAGAAAGTAGTTAAAATGATACGTAAATGGAAAACGATGCAATAATAAGAAGAGAAATATAGAAAGCAGGATCAGCAAATAGTGTTCGACATATATGTGTAGAGGCAGCAAATATATCATATCAGTGCATAATTGCAGTGAtcagttttaaatttatttgttaaatatcATAGCAAAGAATGGAATGTTCATCCAAGTGAGCAATATTTCCATCCTTTCGGTAACCCACATGAtcccaaaaaaaccaaaataaaagggcgattaaattaagaagaaaacaaacacttaTGCTATATTAATGCTTGTCCTTAATCATTATTAGTAGTTATTAActcatgttgttgttgttgttgttgttgcgtACGTGCATGATTCAAGTCAAGCCATGGACCAAGTAACGCGCTCTTCGCCAGAGTCAAGCCCCAGCGCGTCCCACACGGCCTGTGAACCATCCACGATGTTGTTACGGCACGGAGGTTGATCCGCGTGTTCCTTGTCGCACCCGTGGACGGAGTCGCACTGGTCTACCACCTTCGCCGTCACGCTCCTCCCGTTCCCGGCGGTGATTGTTATCAACTTCAAACACCGTGACCCGTTGTCGAACCACCCCGTGGAGAGTGCCACCACGAGCTCCGAGTTGTCGTGGAATTGCTCGTCGCACTGCGACCGGTCCCCTCCGTCGCCGCCTTCGGTGAAATCgttccgcgtcaggatggcgtccGTCGAGGAAGATACCGGCGGAGAGCACTGGTACTGATCGTACTCTCCGGTTGCACAGGTCAGGGTGCCGGATTTCTGACAGCTTCCATCGTCGTTGAGGGTGTTGCATAACGCAATCTTGAGAAGGAAAGTGAAAGCTAGAAACACAAGACTTGCAGTGTAGGCCAATGGAAATACTTAGAATAGAGaagtttttgttttgtgaatatGGTGAAAACCCCATGTatagtttttgttttgtgaatatGGTGAAAACCCCATGTatagtttttgttttgtgaatatGGTGAAAACCCCATGTATTTCGTTcccttaaatataaaattcagaatttgttttataaaattttaaatacttttttttttcctgaagatTAAAACATGTTACTTTATTATTCGAACCTAGTTTCAGATCAATTTAAAcccaatgataattttttttacattagttttaCATCTAATTCATataaatgtaacttttttttttaaaattatatatataattgatgtaaaaaaataatatagtttagATATCTCGATCTTACTTTGGGTCAAACAATAACAGGTTTTAAatttataaggacaaaaaatattagacattttgtagtaaaatattttaaacatttttatatttataaagataaaaaaatataacttaaccgtaaaataaaatagtctccattttggaaaagaaaaatatttcataaacaCCATAATTCTATATCACACCTGgattgagagaaaaaagaatatcCCTATGCaaaatttatgatatgataaaaaaagaaaaataaaaaaatgaaaaatatttgtaatgtgtttaaaataaataaatatctctTTGCAAAATTCGTTCTCGCTAGattcaaacaaaaagaaaagtctTACACGTGCAAGACTTCATAAAGTCTTTACGTCAAGTACGCTAGTATTTGTCTTGTTCCAAGTATGGATACACCTGCAAGGCTTCATAAAGTCTTTTAAGTCATGCACGCTAGTATTTGTCTTGTTCCAAGTATGGATTCAGTTTTACGTTGTCGTTAGCGACATCCGGAACTAATTATTTCGTTAGTTTGTTAATTTACAAGCTTATAACTCATTTGATTGACTACAAGAAAAGTTATCACCCACGGACTATGGAACATATTTCGAATGTCTAAATTAACGACGGAATGAATTTCATGAGAAAATACATGAATTAATGACGAAATTTATTCACAGGTAAATTTTCCATCAAAACGTAAACATTAccactaaatttttatttattgatttaattctatcaaaaatttaaatattaccgATGAAGTCTCTTTCTATTatacccaaaatattaaaagattgcAACCCTAACTAGGGACTCAAACTTCTTTTGGTGATTTTAAGAAGAATTTTATCAATGTATAATTCGCTGATAAATGtgttcttaaaatataaaaatataaaatttagttcttgaaagtataaaaggtgcgacaaatatattctatcgttaattttcatttgttatcGTTAATAGCCTATATGACACAGAtggacaaatttgtcactgaaatgattgtcaatATGGATTGCCAGCATAGAGACatatttatcataatattttttgacttttcgttCTTCTACTCCGCTGACAGATGCATTgctcaaaaatgaaaatataaaatttaatccccgaaaatataaaaagtacgacaaatatatccaaatgttaataatagattgtgactaatgattattattattattatgtatttataatttagtACTCCTATTCGTTTAGTACTTatgcaatatattttataaattgccttttaatatatatatatatatatatatatatatttattttaattttcttgtcaaaccttaatctttgctgttaaaaaaattttatcttatatcttataattttatgaaatttctattaaatttctcattttaatctttaagaTTATTCCATATcccaattctaatttaagtacCCTTATATTTAGATTGgaaataatatgtcgagagttttgagtagaaaaaacaTAACCAGCTGCgagatcaaatttatttattttagaaaaagaatttaatcaactatttttttaaaaaaaaaagtttcaaaaaatttaaactagataaagctaaagtgaaatttttaaaacaagtctcacaaaatttaatcaattgagttaccatttaaaaaaaatgaaagtattttatttcttgaaattttttgtttcttcaattaattattaatctttattacaTATTCTTCCACAATATGTCAAATGAAATACAAGGTCGCTGCAACCTCTAAATCAACGAGATATACAACTCTACGTCCCAAAGGCAAGTAATAAACCTCTgtactagttttttttgtttgttttgaagtTAACATTTGTATTAGTTTGagtattattgtattttttatttaaatttatttgggttctttatttattagtaactattttgcatttcattcatattatgtataataagtgtTATCTCGAGTGGAagcatatatatacattttttttattaaggaaaaaaatttataattccaCTTTAGTTctatctagtttaaattttgagagacttttttataaaaaaaaaaatagttgactatattatttttaaaaaataaataaatgaataaatttgatCACGCGACTGGTTGtgttttttctactcaaaacactcaacatattattttcaatctaaatataagAGTATTTAAGTTGGAATtgagatataaaataattttaaagacacTGGCTTAGTGAGTTCATCCCTAAAATGCAGAAAACGAAGAACTtcatgaactcgcttagcgcgataggtgcgcttagcgagttcattaGAAAACCTAGAAATTCAAAGAAAATCATGAACTCGCTCAGCGCGAAAGCCTTGCTAAGCGAGTACATAAAAAAATCCAGAAAGTGGGGCTCAAAAGGCTCAACTCTTTAAGCCACAATACAGGCTTAGAAATTTAAAACCAAGCCAATTTCCTACAACTTTAAACATGCAAAGCACACTACAAGCCCtaactaattacacaaaatgaataaatcaaagcACTAGATACAACAATCAAAGCATATGAACACAAACTTAAAACAAGCATACCAACTCAAAGATTTTGCCTTCTACCCTAAGGTTGtgcagaaattaaaatgatagaaaaCATACCTGGACTGTGTgtagagaatgagaagagacAATGCAGAGAATGAAAGTGAATAGGAGGATGGAAAGGTGCAGTAATATAAATCAAAGCACAAAAGTAACTGCCCTAGGGCAGTTATGTTTTTGCTTGCAGTTACGAGTTACTCGCTCAGCGGGTCCTCAGAggtaattcaaaattcaaattgttttagatatataattgcgcttagcgcgacggACTTTCTCAACGCAATTATCAAAAGTTCCCTACCTGAAAGGTTTTTGGGCTTAGTGCAAAATTGACACGCTTAGCGAGATCAGCATGTGTGATTGGTCTGCAACTTTCGCTAAGCGAATCATGGCGCGTTCAATGAATTGAGTGGGAATGAGTGCAATGGAGGGGGGTGCTTAGCACATGAGCACGCTCAGTGCAATTTCCATCACAAAGAAGCTTTTAGGCTTAACGAGCTAGAGGTGCTCATCCCAATCAGAGTGAAGGTTCACACAAAGAGACGTTTTTGCGCTCAATGCATTGGCACGCTGAGTAAGGAGACTTTGGCTGCTTAGCGAGGTGTGTCTCACTAAGCTATGGGGGATCTGGTGTTATGTGGGGTCTTGCATGCTTAGCGGGAGTATGTGGGCGCTTAGCGAGAATATGTCTCGCTTAACACATTAATTGTCTGCGCTTAGTGCGTGGTTGCGCGCCTAGCGAGATGGGGTATACTGATCTTAACATATTCTTATCCTACCCCAAATTCCAGACTCCATGCATGCAATGTACGAACACTAATTTCTACAATTAATTACTACCCAACTCTATTACACTAGATTCATTAAACTACTTAAAGAAGTTACACTAACATaataaaacacacacaaaaaacaaaGATTGAAAGAGTTTAGAAAGTTGGGTTGCTTCctagtaagcgcttctttaacatcacTAGCTTGACAGTTAGCACCCTCTAAGGGTCTTGTAAGTGCAGGATGGTGGTTAGCCTCTCAACGTTGCCATGATACAATTTTAATCTTTGACCATTCACCACCCAACTTCTCTCAGGAGTATCTGAATTTGGATCCATCAATTCCATTGCTCCATGGGGCTTCACCTCCTTGATAGTGAAAGGTACAGACCATTTGTACTTCAATTTACCTGGAAATagcttgattcttgaattaaaGAGCAAAACTCTTTGGCCTGGTTGGAAATTCTTCTTCAACAGCTTCTTGTCATGGTAGGCTTTCAACTTCTGCTTGTACAACTTAGAGGATTCATAAGCATTGAGCCTCATCTCTTCTAGCTCCAAAAGTTGTAGATTCCTCTTCTCCCCAGATAAGACTTcatcaaaattaagaaattttagAGCCCAATATGCCTTGTGTTCCATCTCTACTAGTAAGTGACATGTTTTCCCATAGACCATTTGAAAGGGGAATAGTCCTATGGGAGTTTTAAAAGCGGTCTAGTAGGCCCACAAGGCATCATCTAATTTGATGGCATAGTCCTTCCCTGTAGACGCCATAGTCTTCTACAAGATCTTCTTTAATTCTCTATTAGACACCTCATCTTGACCAtttgtttgaggatgataaggcGATGCTACCTTATGTGTAACATTGTAGTGCCCCAATACTTTTTGCAGTTGAACATTGTAGAAATGTGAACCTCCATCACTAATCAAGACTCTTGGCACCCCAAAGCGAGAAAATATGTTCTTCTTTAGGAACCTAACAACAGTCTTTGTATCATTCTTCGGAGTAGCAATAGTCTCTACCTATTTGGACACATAATCTACAACCACCAGTATGTATTCATTCCCATAAGATGATAGAAGAGGACCAACAAAGTCAGTACCCCAGCAATCAAAGACTTCCACCTCAATGATATTTTGAAGGGGCATTTCATTCCTTCGTGATATACTCCCGATCCTCTGACATTGGTCACAATGCAACACATGCTTGTGTGcatctttgaaaattaaaggcTAAAAGAAGCCAGATTGCAAGATTTTTGTTGCTGTCTTATCACAACTATAGTGACCTCCACAAGGGGAGTTATGACAGTGCCACAATATACTTATGGACTTCTCCTTGGTCACACATCTTCTCAGCAAATTGTTAGCTCCAATTTTAAACAAATGAGGGTCATCCTAGACATAGAAACGAGCATCATGTAAGAACTTCTTTCTCTGGTGCCAATTCAAATCCTTGGGTATAATTCCTATAGCCTTATAGTTAGCAAAGTCAGCAAACCATGGTCTCTCATCCACAACTAGCAGTGATTCATCGAGAACTAATCACAAATTTCTAGTTCCTTGTGCATGACTTCTTCATTAATCAATCTTGATAGGTGATCAGCTACAAAATTCTCTGacccctttttatttttgatgacCAGGTCAAACTCTTGAAGCAAAAGAATCCATTTAATCAATCTTGGTTTGGAGTCTGCTTTTGTGAGAAGGTACTTTATGGATGCATGATATGTAAACACAATCACCCTTGATCCAATCGAATACAATCTAAACTTTTCCAATGCATACACAATGGCAAGCATTTCCTTTTCAGTGGTAGCATAATttaactgtgcatcattcaggACCTTGCTTGCGTAGTAGATGGAGTGAAATACTTTTTCCTTCCGTTGCCCCAAAACTGCACTGACTGCATAATCGTTTGCATTGCACATCAATTCAAATTCCTTGCTCCAGTCGGGCGCTGTAATCACTAGGGCGGACACCAATCTGGTCTTTAGAGTGTTAAATGTCGTCAAGCATTCTTTGTCAAATTGAAACACAACATCTTTGTTGAGGACATTACTCAATGGTTTTGCAATTTTTGAGAAGTCCTTAATGAAACATTAATAGAAACCCGCATGTCGTAGGAAACTCCTGACTCCTTTTACATTGACCGGTGGAGGCAATTTTTCTATGACATCAATCTTGGCTTTGTCCACTTCAATGCCTTTGACAGAAATCTTATGTCTCAATACTATTCCTTTTggaccataaaatgacatttctcCCAATTTAGCACCAAGTTTGTTTCTTCACAATGTTGCAACACCAACTCCAAATTGGTTAGACAACAATCGAATTTTGATCCAAACACtaaaaaatcatccataaacacctcgaTGCATTTC
Above is a window of Glycine soja cultivar W05 chromosome 12, ASM419377v2, whole genome shotgun sequence DNA encoding:
- the LOC114378988 gene encoding putative ripening-related protein 1, yielding MEHKAYWALKFLNFDEVLSGEKRNLQLLELEEMRLNAYESSKLYKQKLKAYHDKKLLKKNFQPGQRVLLFNSRIKLFPGKLKYKWSVPFTIKEVKPHGAMELMDPNSDTPERSWVVNVFPLAYTASLVFLAFTFLLKIALCNTLNDDGSCQKSGTLTCATGEYDQYQCSPPVSSSTDAILTRNDFTEGGDGGDRSQCDEQFHDNSELVVALSTGWFDNGSRCLKLITITAGNGRSVTAKVVDQCDSVHGCDKEHADQPPCRNNIVDGSQAVWDALGLDSGEERVTWSMA